The Lytechinus variegatus isolate NC3 chromosome 7, Lvar_3.0, whole genome shotgun sequence genome includes the window aaataacaattttttcaagGGAAAATTCACATCTCGCCTGTTTGATCTTCAATGCACTCAGACTGTTACTCTGCCACTGGAACAGATATCAGGGTTCCCACAAAAATTTGACAACAGAATTctatgacttttccatgactaaattgctgctttcaaTGACTTCCTGTGACGTCCGAggagttatgtagaatttgggatgtcacaaaactgaTAAAAGCAGAgtatggaaatcatgaacaccaatcataatagcagagtatgagAGTTGCGAGACATGACAAAttggaaagctgccatagcgtATAGGTACcataaatgcaattccatgacttttcacaaattttccaaattccctgactttccgtgaccacaaatttttccagtattttccatgactgtgggAACCATGGATATTTATAAAAGCAATTTATTTGGATACCAGATAGGAATCtcataattcaaattaattctTACCGGTGTGCTGCTTTTCAAAGCCTCCTTGACCTTGCAGAAGTGCCGCCATTCACACCTAGGATGAACACTTTCTTTACATACACGGCAAGCCATCCTGGTTTTCTGGCCAGAAGGGCATACCGAACAGAATTTGTCTTGGCCTGTTTTAAGGAGTTTAGAATCCTTATTCCTCTCTTCTTTCTCAATTGGAGAATTACCCTAttgcaagaaaataaattataaaaaatattgatataggTACAAGGACATGATTTAGCATTGATGTGAACAAACATATTTACGAATTAAACCATCCtcccttcccctccccccccccaaaaaaaaaaaaaaaaaatcaccacaaGCAACAGATGTTTAGCATTAGCagtaaaattaattcaaatgtaCCTTGATACATAcactaaaaaaatcaaagatattAGTTTGCAGCAGTATATTCATTCACATCATTTACAAAGCTCATTTTGTAAGTGGTTgaaaatactactactactagcacTACTAAATATGATAatcataacaataacaataaacaatGACGATGGCAACAATAACAACGGAAATGATTacgttattactattattataaatTATCCAGGTATCCCTGTTCCGTTGTTCAAATTCAAACtctggagacttatccactgcaTTACAATAGTCTGGATCTGCTTCATCAAATTGTTTTCAAAACTATAAATGGCTGTCactgacttaaaaaaaaatatttttatgaggCTTTCACTGATTCATGGTGGGTTTAGAGCCGAGTTATCATGTAGAAATATGTCCCCGTCTCATTTCAACTTACATCAGTAAAGCTTAGATTCGATGTGGAAGGTGTCGAAAGATGCTGGTGATGAGGTTCATGTAATCCTGTCTCTATCACATCATCTACCTCACTGTTATTTGGAATACTCATTAACATAGGGCCGTTGGGTAAGTTACCATATATTGCATCctgcatgaaatgaaaatacaatcaAACAGATACAATCATACCTCGGAATAGAATTagatttcaaataaattgacTTTCAAAAGATTAGAGTTGGCTTCTTAACATTCTTTGTATTCAGGAAGGGTGATTTACAGTGATATGAAACTAATGAAAGTATTCTATAAAACGGACAATACATATATGACACAGATAAATACATATGATAATGTGTCATACACGTTCTTAACTGGACCTTCCTTGCACTTACACACATAAATGGTTCTGGACTTACAAGCAATTTTCAAAGGGGCATAAAGTAATGAACACAGCAAATTGCTGAGCAAATTGTCATTTAGTTTAACTGTCACTTTGAGAAGCTTCCATGGCAACTAGATAGAATAGTACTGTGTACTTTTGTGGTTGCACATTTGTAACCCTTCAGATCATGGCACTTCAGCTCTGCAAGTTCTGCTGCAGTGTGACAGTTGGAAGTTAATTTACTTCCTatattcaatatacatgtaccttcataATTCCATTGAATTACTAATTTCACTGAAATGTTACTCCCCCtccccttaaaaaaaacatggtctGAAAAAGCCAAGTTCAAAGATTAAATCATGCCGCAAAAAAAAGTCTGAAAAGGCCAATTAAAGCTTAAATTAGTCTGCAATACCTTCCATCAAGAATAGGATGAGGATAAACACAACGATGTTGCTTGATGAGTTCAATGATGTTTTGTCATAATAACCATCTTAAAAGGAACTAAATAAATGATCGTAATGTGAAACTTACAGGTATAATGCTCATTCCAGGACAGATATGTTGGGAAAGGCATCGGAAGTGTAAACCTCTTCTGCAAACTGCACACTGAGTTCTTGATCTGTGTCTCTTCCCATCCCGAATCTTTCCAGAACATACATCGCAAGACTTCCTCCCATCTTTGACCTCGTGGCTCTCTATCCTAATCACCGATGGTCTCTCTCCAACAAAGGTTCCTGTGTTCTGTGTagttttcaaaacaaaatgtatactCATCAGATTTGATACAAGTCACACTGCTCATGATGCAACTTCACACAtgcaaactttaaaaaaagtatgaatTGGACATCATAATTCCTCTTTttcaagaagaaaaacaaagtcACCTTTTCAAGATTAATCCACAGTTTGGAGTAGCGGGTTCTCCTTAACTCTATTCTTGTCATTAGTCACAAGAATTCATTTATAAGATAAGATATTTATTCGTCTTTCTGTCTGCACATACATTTTATCTTACAAGTGTGATTTCACATTCTACAAAATCAATTAACCATAAATCATTGTTACAGtaggaaaaaagaaacacagcAAATAACTAATTACGTATTGAGAGAAAGACAAGGAGAACCCCTGAAAAAGCAGGGCTTGTAAGGCTAGGGTCTCCTTTGTTTCAAGTACATGACTAAATAGTATtcagtgtgtacatgtaatatctttaaagatacaaaaaaaaaagattattctGTGAGTTTTCTATGTTCCTGCAGATGCAGACACTGAAATCAAGTTCAGGGGCATCGTAGAGGGAGTAACACCCCAGAGCTGCCAAGAGAATTCAAAGGAAATTTGCAGCGCTGTCTTTGTGTGTTCCTGAAAATTCATGCAAAGCATTGAAGGGGAGGGGAGTCATGATGTCCCTCCTCTCAATCTTGGAGTTGAAACCAGACCTGCCAGTATTGACcccaatgacctttgaactttgcCTTGTTACCTGGAATTGCATTCATCCAATAACCTTATTTTActtgttgaaattttatgaaacagagaTATATAGAGACAAGATTTTTgtctccattttctttttagataatattttagagagaaaaaaagtaatgcCACAATTTGGTTGCATAAACGTTATAATTACAGCAAAAGCACaatggttggcagctctgcacaTCCTAATTTCAGGGAGCATGCAGGTTTAATTTGTAAGGCAAGCATAAAAAACAAATTCCCCACTCAAACCCCAAATGTTGAGTGTGTTACTGTAAGTGACACTGTAAAGAACCTCAATACAACTACATGGCACACTGCATTTGCAAGAGCATGCCAATTCACAGGGCCTTACTCAATATTTTAGAGTGATTACATAGATATTGAATGCAAACAAGAGTGAGTTGTGAATTGGTCAATAAAAAAGATCTGTTCAAACCCATGCTTTCTACAAAATACCtagattttatctttttaactcttaacatgccacgcacactactaacccaatgccacagtgctaatccgatgctaatcccctgtgccagccacaaaacccccctgtgccacattgatttgGGGATCGCGAGCCGTATTCACTCCttccaatagtcatgattacaattgcttgtaactctctaacgattagtttatccacaaattattgtgtagtaaagttgtaggaaatttcatactccttataatggtgtcctcattatatggattggttattatctttactgctaaaatatgagttgtatcaagtatttccattttgtggagtgttaTGTATGGAtaaaaacctaggtctcttccctctcagaggcggagccacatcttgtaaaaaaatgtagaaatactcgaaaaagtccAATGTAAACCGCGTAAGTtgatctgtcagaaagcagagttcgcactgcacacaatagtgctaattacggcgtgcatgcgatgcgcaatacaatgcaaaacggcgtaacaatgattgtaattccgaatgtgcgcagtcatgcacgaagcaggagagggtaggaaacaatgcaagcacaaagcaatcaatagtaggcgtgcgagcacgagtgtggcatgtaatagtaggatacgtagcgtgcacgaagcactcaatgagttaaaaATGATTTCTCAGTATCAAATATCTTCAATCACATGGAAATATATGATAAAACTGCACTAAGAATAAAGAAGTAATATAGTACTTAAATTCTGAATGATCTCCATGAATTACTAGGTTATATCTAAGGAATCCCTGTAACAAAATTACCATGCTAGAATCCTGGGAATCTGTGTTCTCCTTATCTCTGTGGCACTTGTGGCGATATAAGCACTTCTTGTGGACACCTTCTTTACAGATGTTGCACATGAGATGGGTAAACTTCTTGTTTCCGTCATGGTAGGCACACTCCTTGCAGTCTATCAATGTTTGTGGTACACACTTCACCAGCATTGGTGTTCCTTCTTGATTAGGTTCTTGTGAATAGCTTTCATTCGGTAGGCTGGCTTCTTCTGCCACACCATCAGGCTGGAAGACCAAATAATCACAAGAAACGGCATTCTAATACTTTATTTGCATGAATCTGGGTCCCTTTTCATATGCATGTTTTAACATTGAAATTAACATGGCTGTGAAAAATGTAAGGAAATGCTAGTCTTTTCATTGGCTGATAGCAAATTTGTATCAAGATTAGTTCATTTATCACAGGCCAAGACCATATCAACATATGTTGATTGCACAAATAAAATGGGATGAAAAATATAGTCATGGAATTTTGATGTTTCATTTGAACCGTTTCACACCACCATGATACGTACATCATTGGTGATCTACAAATGAGGGATTGTTCATGATGCACACTCAATATTACATATTAAAGCTTTCCACTGATTCACAACAAGATACAGGACGTTGATAATTTCAcacaaaaaacacataaaaatgaagaaaactatttttctcttttgtgtCTTAAGTTGGTACCTTACCTTGTTAATCCATGTATACACCGGTGTCTTCTTCACAGGAGATCTCTTGGTCGGAACATCATGCTAATAtacacaaatgatttttaaaaaagagtaaaatgacaAAGACTAAAACACTCATAATCCTATTGGAATTATCATCTTGCATATAaaaaatggtcacaaaagttCTACTTATATATATACTTAACATTTGCAAGGTGAGTAAGAAAATTGACATTAAAACAATTGCtgattatttcataaataatttatgaaaagcaaatttttttatgtcataagAATGTGTATTTCGTCCCAGATGATAAGgaccattttgtttttacacaCTTGGATGAGCGAGGAGACATCATTAAAGGGACTCTAAAGGTCTGACAGAAATGCCACACAAAAATAAtacccaatatttttctgatgaaacactatttcatttcatgtatatCAATTTGCCTTCCGAAcatgattaaaagaaaattagcaACTGTTTAGGAATGAACATTCTTTACTATGAATCACCAAATATCAAAAGAGAACTGCATGCAACATCTGTGAATACCTTTTGATGTCGTTTGCCAAGACCACAGGTATGGTACTGTTGACATCTCTGATGTAAACCTCTTTTGCACAGATTACACATAGTGTACGCCCTTTTGCGTCTTCCAAAACTGGCACGACTAGAGCACACAATGCAGTCCTTTCTTCCATCTCTAATGCCATTTCCTGGAATCTTCACAAGAGGGGGCAATACCTCTCTCTCAACAATTCCCTCCTTTCTTACCACATCTTCCTCCTTTTAATTCAATGAAAGGTAATGAAATTcattaacacattttttttcttattcatgaAATGCAAAATATCTTTATCTAACAACATTTTAGTTTGGTGGGGTTTTTTGCTTCAAATTTCAGGATATTATCTCTGTGGCTAGCTGATATGCAATTTCTTATATTTGTTAAGAAAAGTGTTCAAATGGCCCCCACagctttaaaataaaacaaaaattccaACAGACATCCGCAAGGGAGAAAATTCAGAATTTTACAAATAACCAATAGATGAAAACTGTTCCAATGCCATTTCAATTTCCGAAAATCATGACACTAAAGAATAATTCACATTCTTGAACATTCATCAAAGCTCAAGAACACATTCTTGAACATTCATCAAAGCTCAAGAAAGGCTTCATTTATGCTGTATTACCTTATAGCGAGAACAAGCAACTTTAAATGATGGGGCAATTGGTAGCCTTTCTAATTTCAGCTAATATCTATCCATGAGCTGATAACCCAGATAAACTAAAGATTGGATCATTAATCAAACTCACTTGTGAGATACATCCATGAGTTGAGTCAAATTCAGGAATGTTGGTTTCATCTAAATCAGATTCAATGTTTTCTACTTTCACTCTGGTGATAGATGTCTCAGGAGGAATATTCTGGTGAGTCTGTTTTTTAGTCTTGTGTGGCCTCAGCTGCAATCGTGACAGCAAACCTTCTTGAGTTTGGAGTTGTATGTGCGAATTGAGTTGTGTGTGAGAGTTGAGTTGTGTGTGAGAGTTGAGCTGTGTGTGAGAGTTGAGCTGTGTGTGAGAGTTGAGCTGTGTATGAGAGCCAAGTTGAGTATGATGTGCATGAGAACTGAGCTGTGAATGAGAATTGAGTTGTGTATGAGAGTTGAGTTGTGTATGAGAGTTGAGTTGCGTAGGAGAATTGAGTTGTGTGTGAGGATTGACTTGTGTGTGAGGGTTGAGTTGTGTGTGAGGATTGAGTTGAATATGAAAATTGAGTTGCATGTGAGAGTTGAGCTGTGTTGGAGCATTGAGTTGATGAGTTGCATTGGAGGTGGTCTTGTTACGACTATACATAGGTGTCGCATTTGATATAAGCACTTGATTGCTTCTGTGATCTAATGTGTTTTCAGAATCAGAAtctgtctttctcctcttttcttGGCTGCCTTCAAGGGTGCGGGGTTCCTACAgaacatgaataataaagattttttttaatttttcaacaaTTCACAAGGAAATTCAAGCAATTGAACACTTGAAATTCAAGTTCAATTCTAGAGCAAAAAGAGAATACAAATAAAAGGAATATAAAGATTAAAATTCTTGGCTTACCAAATGGACCATATCAATTAAGGTGTACCGGTAATTTTCATAGTGAAGTatgcttccttttctttttacaatTCATTGTTTCCAATATGGATTGTAAAGCAAATAGCCAccattttgatttagttgatgACAGAAACTGTCACTTCCTCAGCATGCAGGCACTGGTTACcaaagactgggctattttgattCCTGGTTACATGCTCTATTCTTAAATTAAATGCCCAAAATATTCCTTTGCTTTTCAAAGAAGTGGAACTGAATTTTCTACACCCCTGCAAATTTTTGCATCATACTGTAAACTTTCCATTtagatatattttttgaaatctACCAAGACTCGATTTCAAGCTTTAATTGATAGGAATTAAAATGATTGAGAGTCTGATCTAGCAACATTTAGACCTAAGGACTGCCATTATGTACTTCATAATTCCTTACCTTTTCCGGGACTTCTTCTCCTGTTTTCATCCAGGGACACAAGTGTCTATGCTCACATTTTCGATGAAGGCCTTTTTTGCAAAACTTGCATATAGTCCTGGACCTGTGTCGCTGACCCAATCTTCGTACTGAGCAGACAACACAATCTCTTCTTTTTCTGCTACCCCCTGTCAAAAGCACCACATTACTACCCCCAGTAGTGGACTGTatacagaaaataatatcacattaAGTGTTAGTGACTTCGAAATATAATACAATTCAAACATTTGACATCAAGAATGCAGGGAATatttttcctggtatcgcatcgcaatttgcttCACATAAATCTATGACTGCTAAACAAAATGTCACTTGTGTAGCTAATATTTACATAGAACTGTACAGAACATAGTTGAAAGCTTTTCTCTAACAACCACAAATGCTAATCAAATTTGAGAAGTAAAATTATTACCTGGAATGCATTGAACAAACATGcttaattaatattttgtgtacATGGGCATCCACTgccatgtaaaaaaataagatttttcattatgaacaaaaacatacaacataccgaaagaaaataaaattaacagATGATGCGAGGCATAAATAAAATTCCAGGATGAATGCCAACtaccaaaatttcattttttaaggcTACAATACCCCATTGTACAATTAATTACAAAAGGTACAAACTTTTGGAAAGTTAGGAAATAATGGAATGGGTTGATGATCTAACCCTCTACTTGGAACTTAAGTAAAGTATGTTGGAACAGCTCATTTGGGTCttgaatttgttttctttttattgtgttcaatttccattttctttctgtGACAAGATCCAGGTGTGCATTAAAAGTCAGCtaagaataaatgaattaaatcaaatcaaactatCAACTGATtgataaaattaatgaaaatcaaaattagccaataaatcatgtttttatcAAGCACTTAAAAAAGTTTACCTGAACTGGCTCTATTGACATAAGCTCGCAATTGTGATTAAATCTGCACTGCCAATGCAACCCTCTTTTACAGTAGTAACACACTGTTTGTGATCTACGCCTGACACGATCACCGCCAGCACCTCTATTAGAACACACACAGCAATCCTTCTGCAATTTGTATCTCTCCAATCGGAATGATTTCTTGGGCAGCAGTGCCTAGAGAAATAACAGAAATGGTCAAAAATAGACTGGTCGGTACAATAGCAAACCTTGGTGGTATTCTTATTAGTAAACCCTAGACTATAACAGGAATGCTATATTTCATCTTCTTTTCAATATTCTTGGAAAAGGCTATAACAATACTACAAAAATTAATTTAGACTTTCATTTACACCTAATTCTCTTCCTTATcattacattgcaaaattatCTTTTGGACTCATTTCAGTAGGATTAGGATAATCTGTACTTGTAAAGTGAACGGATTAGCACACAATAAAACTGTGGTCTTTAAGCTAGCTGAGACATAatagcccgtattctgaagttgggtttaaattaaactcgggtttaaagttgtgatttgagaatggatagccaattgtgactttaatcactaacagtagagatgcaatacatgtattttagctcatttgactctcagatcattctcaaatattctaggaagtataaataagataatcaatgtaattttcttcaccatcaaacaatcaggaaagagcacagtaaacatataaaacatacactgaaataaaattttgacacttgTTGCTTCCCATAAGTTTAGCACAAAGTTAGACCTTGGTCTAACTTAAACCTGATTTCagattaaccctatctaggccggggtattttgggagttcctatggccgggggggggggcctcccaggccccccctaagatctcggccgtcgaccgcgccgaaaattggcacgcgggttgcctggggcataatctacaagattgtatagtaatttatttcatgcgaatcgctattaagtgattatgctaatttatgcgtaattagtatgcgaaatcatacgattccctctaactccctaaataaagctctaaatgtactaatttttggtatagaaactctttgtggtgtccttagcaagcgTACATGAAaagaattgtgatatcaaatcattttcttatgtattatattgttttttgcaatttcttatgtatttctttgttttttggaccttttgtttttcattgttttttcaatgaaatttgttggggactcttctgtgatcataaaaagcataaaatgaatacatttagactagaaaaacaataaataatcatacatttatgaattttggttgaaaacacaatttgcattgactttgtacacaaaatcatgtttttgagcaatttttggtctgacatgcacttacataatgttgcgttatttcggaaccacgtacccggtgatgcaaaattggtctcaaaagttgcgcaagacttgaaagtaaaaagtcagtgagcggtgCGGTAAAAAAATtccgcacggcgaaaatatcgcgcgattcgttgagggggggcctccgaggccccccccccccggcctggATAGGGTTAAGGGCCAATGTATCTCTAGTTAACCAAAGctgttttttcaattttaacaaatatctAGATCTTGTTTAGCTACTACATGTAGCCTTCATAGACAAAATTCTACAACTTGCCTTGCGTCAATAGCATAAAGGATAAAGATGGGTTGGAGTAACTTGCACTCTCAAATAAGACATTTCTAATAACAATTACGGGATTTACCTGTATATGATTTGTGATTAGCAAGAACAAACACTCAATTAGCAGTGTAATTTTATTTAAACATCAAACAGTATCAAGCTATTGAGTGCAATGGTTGTAATACAAACCCTTCTTGACTAGGCTTGTAGGCTCAGTGGTATGAGCACCCTCCTCCTGAATAGAAAGTCATGGGTTCAAAACTTCAAATCCCATCCTACTCACACAACAGACTTAAAATCGGACCTTCCGGCTTCCAGGTACATTGTAATGTACATATACTCagctctacatgtatttaatttggAGAAGGGGGATACTAATAAATTATGCTATGAATGGATCCAATTGGAGAACAGCTAAAGTGAATACCCTGGCTTAcagatattttcatcatcatcattgtccgTACCTGCGGCGGCTTTGGGCGGTGTCCATATTTGGAATACTTCTTGTGTAAAAGCTGACTGAGTGTGGGGTGTTTGGGTTGAGTAAGGCCAGCGCAGTCATGGTCGGCCCGACAAATCTCATGGAGATTATGGTCACATCCAACACACATAGACATCTGACCACCACCTTGATGACATTCAATGCACACTCTAGCAGGAGAATGTATCATGATGTTGTTTACATCATTATTCTAGAAtaggaagaaatgaaaaagcaaGAATGCATTATGTACAGGGGAAATAAGTCTGCTCCCACCATCATTCTAATTGCAAGTTGCACAACACATACCAAACTAAAtacatttaattaaaaaaatacaagtacaCTTCCAAAAAAGATGATATTTACACTATAAAAGCTGGGCTTAAAAACCATTTCAGCAGTTCTATGCTTTGTACTAC containing:
- the LOC121418807 gene encoding uncharacterized protein LOC121418807 produces the protein MRTIIQRVTKASVTVGDELISSIGRGLCILVGISKDDTPKEREYIVRKILNLRLFDDENDKRWAKSVRDKQLEILCVSQFTLYSILKGNKPDFHQAMPGDQSQIYYNEFLDMLREDYHPDKIKDGQFGAHMQVHIQNDGPVTIQLDSPPDSGMSAGLESAGNADLLRHSRQDLVNLKRKYTELPANAAEFAPSHSENVQLENSDGYLACCVCSSGLSHVDGRHLTGTLCRGCGRGLHQKCALLHQCELSADTHGITNNIKNNDVNNIMIHSPARVCIECHQGGGQMSMCVGCDHNLHEICRADHDCAGLTQPKHPTLSQLLHKKYSKYGHRPKPPQALLPKKSFRLERYKLQKDCCVCSNRGAGGDRVRRRSQTVCYYCKRGLHWQCRFNHNCELMSIEPVQSTTGGSNVVLLTGGSRKRRDCVVCSVRRLGQRHRSRTICKFCKKGLHRKCEHRHLCPWMKTGEEVPEKEPRTLEGSQEKRRKTDSDSENTLDHRSNQVLISNATPMYSRNKTTSNATHQLNAPTQLNSHMQLNFHIQLNPHTQLNPHTQVNPHTQLNSPTQLNSHTQLNSHTQLNSHSQLSSHAHHTQLGSHTQLNSHTQLNSHTQLNSHTQLNSHTQLNSHIQLQTQEGLLSRLQLRPHKTKKQTHQNIPPETSITRVKVENIESDLDETNIPEFDSTHGCISQEEDVVRKEGIVEREVLPPLVKIPGNGIRDGRKDCIVCSSRASFGRRKRAYTMCNLCKRGLHQRCQQYHTCGLGKRHQKHDVPTKRSPVKKTPVYTWINKPDGVAEEASLPNESYSQEPNQEGTPMLVKCVPQTLIDCKECAYHDGNKKFTHLMCNICKEGVHKKCLYRHKCHRDKENTDSQDSSMNTGTFVGERPSVIRIESHEVKDGRKSCDVCSGKIRDGKRHRSRTQCAVCRRGLHFRCLSQHICPGMSIIPDAIYGNLPNGPMLMSIPNNSEVDDVIETGLHEPHHQHLSTPSTSNLSFTDGNSPIEKEERNKDSKLLKTGQDKFCSVCPSGQKTRMACRVCKESVHPRCEWRHFCKVKEALKSSTPVTRGGRFTGEVVKILKSDVKTKKKDCAVCSNRKAGRRSRSSTMCPHCKRGLHRICAPSHMCPMLPPPQELPEMDTSSDQGPFEKNEEEIEEEVDDDDDDMGYVEISDGITRYCCVCSTSRKSRITRTACSSCDRGLHPQCVLLHNCHSMVPRRMQAVAFQKPVCEESVMQDVEIVRSTTSLMEEVEASDHPNDGLLVVTGGEYVDQTSEVPQTSEGFDTGMTSVKLLDERRDMSGEIKKYLLITEDSSDEISEDGEATLVENPDVGDTEEMVHEVTESKDQIDGLNKESAEGENSQQQQHSEATDNMEPPSECSDSPYPDIQSGSSDTHPIDRGDEPMDRNQDLHDGDTPQSGDVVHPALAHTGLILECSDSQDDIEIGCFSTLQDNQMHTGQSNQELDDIVAQIREELHQVVGVPDQMIDLNQLEGEVLAIQPDCI